Within Macaca nemestrina isolate mMacNem1 unplaced genomic scaffold, mMacNem.hap1 Scaffold_647, whole genome shotgun sequence, the genomic segment aaaaatacccaggtgcagtggtgcctgtggtcccaagtactcaggaagctgaggtgggaggatggcttgaacccaggggttggaggctgcaatgagcgaCAATTGTgtcactgctctgcagcctgggtgacagaatgagaactctgtctctaaggggaaaaaaaaaatcagaaacttggGCTGAGAGAGGGCAGGTCACCTGCCAGAGGCCCACAGGTGGTGCTGGCCCTGCTGCACCTGGAGGGTAGTTCTCTCCCAGCCAGCCTTTCGGGTAGGCACTGTGGCTGTCCCCATAGCACAGATGCGAAAGCTGCGTCACAGAGAACTTGTTAggtgacttccccaaggtcacacagcggcCAGGGGTGGAGGTGGAAATCTGAGGAGGGCGGTCTGGCTTCAATGTAAACATGCATCACTGCTACACCTGGCTGTCCTAGAGATGGCTCTCAAAGACAGCATGCAGAGAGAGGTGTGGGGCACGATGGTGGCCAGAGAAggagccccagcccctcctgggcCTGTCCCCACATGAGGGGCAGCCTCACACGGCCTCTCTGCTTCTCCCGCCAGCACCTCTGAGATGTCCCTGTACCAGGTCCTGCTGGGGGCAAGGCAGCTAGTGCAGCCAGGGCCGCACGCTGTGTATGCCCGGGTGAGGCGGGTGGAGAGCAACCCCCTGTACGAGGGCATGGCCTCCAGTGCCGACGTGGCCCTCGTGGAGCTGGAGGAACCAGTGTCCTTCACCAATTACATCCTCCCCGTGCGCCTGCCCGACCCCTCGGTGATCTTTGAGACGGGCATGAACTGCTGGGTCACTGGCTGGGGCAGCTCCAGTGAACAAGGTAAGGAAACACGGCTAGGAAATAATGAGGGATGTGCCTCAAGAAGGCCCAGGGCGGCTTGGGGGCCACTCTGAACCCACAGTCTTCCTGTTGCTGTATTAATACACACACCCGGTCTCTGTTCACATAGGTGGGGCTGAGGGGAGCAGCAGCAGACCCAGAAGGAAGAGGGGGTGAAGGGAGACGGGGACAGAAAGGGCCCAGCCTGCTGCCTGGAAGGAGGGAGGATGTCTGCCCCACAGTGCCCTAGGCCAGAGATAGTCTAAACATGAGGaaagggcaggcaggaaggagtgGTGGTTCCCGAGGCCGTGGGTTCTTGATGAGGAAGTCTGTTGAGCCCCGGGCCGTTCTGACCCTCCCCAGACCGCCTGCCCAACCCGCAGATCCTGCAGAAACTCGCTGTGCCCATCATTGACACGCCCAAGTGCAACCTGCTCTACAGCAAAGACGCCGAATTTGGCTATCAACCTAAAACCATCAAGAATGACATGCTGTGCGCCGGCTTTGAGGAGGGCAAGAAGGACGCCTGAAAGGTGGGAGCAATGTGGTGTCCACGGGGACTCAGTCCCCGCCTCCGGGCCCAGGGCAGGGTGGGATCATGCCCTGCTCCATGGGCTGTGCATTCCACCAGCTGAGCAGCTTGCTTCGAAAAAGCAGATtccgggctgggcgcggtggctcatgcctgtaatcccagcactttgggaggctgcagcaggcggatcacgaggtcaggagatcaagaccatcctggctaacacggtgaaaccgtctctactaaaaatacaaaaaattagccaggcgtggtggtgggtgcctgtactcccagctacttgggaggctgaggcaggagaatggcgtgaacccgggaggcggagcttgcagtgagccgagatcacgccactgcactccagcctgggagacacagcgagactccgtctcaaaaaataaataaataaataaataaataaataaataaataaataaataaattttataagcctacaattaaatacattatatttaaaaaaaaaaaaggtagaggccggcgcggtggctcacgcctgcaatcctagcactttgggaagctgaggctggtggatcacctgaggtcaggagttcaagaccaatctgggcaacacggtgaaaccccgtctctactaaaaaaatgcaaaaaaattagctgggcatggtggcgggcgcctgtagtcccagctactcgggaggctgaggcaggagaatggcgtgaaccgggaggcagagcctgcaatgagccaagatcatgccactgcactccagcctgggcaacagagcaagactccatctcaacaaaaaacaaaaaacaaaaaacgaacatACTAtaacttaaagaaacaaaacaaaacaaaacaaacaaaaaaaaccaccaggcgtggtgactcatgcctgtaatcccagcacttttggaggccgaggcggtggatcgcctggggtcaggagttcaagaccagcctgaacaacacggtgaaaccctgtctctactaaaaatacaaaaattagccaggcatggtggcgggcccctgtagtcccagctacttgggaggctgaggcaggagaatgatgtaaacccaggaggcagaacttgcagtgagctgagatccggccactgcactccaacctgggcgacagagtgagactccgtctcaaaaaaaaaaaaaaaaaaaaaagaatggacttgAATATTAATAACTAAGGGccgctggccaggtgcagtggctcatgcctgtaatctcactttgagaggccaatgcaggcagattacatgaagttaggagtttgagaccagcctgggaaatatggtgaaaccctggctctactaaaattacaaaaattagctaggtgtagtggtgggcacctgtaatcccaggtactcaggaggctgaggcaggagaattgtttgaccctgggagacagaggatggagtgagccaagatcacaccactgcactccagcctgagtgagagagcaagactgtgtctccaaaattaataataataataataattaagggcATTTTTAGAAGTTGGATTATCTTCAATATTTAGtcattaattttctcttaaaaatttgggaaacattttgcctattcctcaaaaaattaaatgaagaattcccatttgatccagcaattccacttctgggtatattcacaaaagaattgaaagcagtgtCTAAAACAGATATCTGTACACCCAAGTTCAAgcatcattattcacaaaagccaaaaggtggaaacaggctgggcacggtggctcacgcctataatcccagcactttgggaggctgaggcgggtggatcacctgaggtcgggagtccgagaccagcctggccaatatggcgaaactctgtctctactaaaaatacaaaaattaactggccgtggtggcatgtgcctgcaatcccagctactaggggggctgagacaggaggaacgcttgaacctgggaggcagaggttgcagtgagccgagattgtgccactgcactccagcctgggcaacagagtgagattctgtctcaaaaacaaacaaacaaacaaacaaaaaaccataaaaatctttCTGGATTTTAACGCCCTCTTCATTTGTTGGGTGGTTGCTGTGAGGAAGGGGCCTGTTCTCAGCCTTGGGTCCGTGGGCTCCAGGCACAGGGACATGGAGGCGAGTCTGGGTTCCTGATTCTCTAATCGCCGGCGTGGCTGTGCCTTGTTCCTCAAGAGCCCAGCTTTCCCTGTCGTCCTCTTGACTTTTGTCActtgcttgaattttttttttttttttgagaggagtctcgctgtgtggcccaggctggagtgcagtggcccgatctcggctcactgcaggctccacctcccgggttcacgccattctcccgcctcagcctccgagtagctgggactacaggcgcccgccaccacgcccggctaggttttttttttttttttgtatttttagtagagacggggtttcaccgtgttagccaggatggtctcgatctcctgacctcgtgatccacccacctcggcctcccaaagtgctgggattacaggcttgagccaccgtgcccggccaacttgcTTGAATTTAAGGCGGAGCCACCCTTAGAAGAATGGGCTTAAAAGGAGGGTTAGGGAGCAGACACCAAGGAACACAGAGAAAGGTGCCAAGAGGAAGTAGTTACCTGAGAGGCTCTAAGACTGCCTCTGAGAGCCCACCAGTGACCCGACCATCGGGTGCTGGAGAAATGTGGTCACCCAGACACTTTGAAAcactttctgtggtttataataataataattattattattaatttttttttttttgagacgtggtctcactgtctcccaggctggagtgcagtggtgtaatcttgtgTCCCTaccatctccgcctcccgggttcaagtgattctcctgcctcagtctcctgagtagctaggatcacaggcgcccaccaccatgtccggctaattttgtattttagtagagatggggtattttgtctttcaccatgttggccaggctggtctcgaactcctgacctcaggtgatccgtctgccttggcctcccaaagtgttgggattacaggtgtgagccactgcacctggcccatcgcGGTTTATAATTAGAGATTATCTGCTAAATGATGTCCTGTCCTCTCCCTCACACTGTGAGGTGAGGTCTGTTTGAGTCACGTCTGTATTCCCCAAACCTGGGACGGTATTGGGCTCAAATCCGTTCAGAAAtgattgactgaatgaatgaataaatgaatgaatacgtTTGGAGTCTCCTCTTCCCACTCCGCCCTCCCTCGTTCCCTCGTTCCCTCCAGCCCCCCAGGGACTGCCCAGCCCGCCTCCCACCCCCGACCCGGGAACTCCAGGGACTAGagcgggaggggcggggagggtgggagggggcggtGGAGGCGGAGAGGTGGGAGGGCAGGGCTAGGGAGGGCTGCTCAGGGAGCCGGAGCCGCGACCAGGAGGCTGGGAGAGCCCCGCCCGCGCCCCGGACGTCTGCGCCGCGCCCCGCGCCCACCAGAGGGCAGCACCACGACGCGCGCGgacaaggctgaggcgggaacgCCCTCACCCCCTAGCCCCGCCCGGAGCCGCCCGGGCCCCGCCCCGCCCACGAGTACACCCCCGGCGCCggcggggaaactgaggcccggcgCCCCCGACCCCGCGGCCCGGCCCCACTCTGGCTCTGACGTCAGCTCCGTGCCCCAAATAACTTCCTCCCCGAGTCTCTTACGCCGCGGCGCCGCGCCCACAGCCAGGCGGCAACACCGAGACTGTCACCACGGCCCGGCCTTCCCGGAGCCGCTTCCG encodes:
- the LOC139361582 gene encoding serine protease 27-like — its product is MRRPAAVPLLLLLCFGSQVAKAATACGHTRMLNRMVGGQDAQEGEWPWQVSIQRNGSHFCGGSLIAERWVLTAAHCFPNTSEMSLYQVLLGARQLVQPGPHAVYARVRRVESNPLYEGMASSADVALVELEEPVSFTNYILPVRLPDPSVIFETGMNCWVTGWGSSSEQDRLPNPQILQKLAVPIIDTPKCNLLYSKDAEFGYQPKTIKNDMLCAGFEEGKKDA